In one Fusarium keratoplasticum isolate Fu6.1 chromosome 5, whole genome shotgun sequence genomic region, the following are encoded:
- a CDS encoding Glutamate--cysteine ligase, which produces MGLLALGTALDWPEAKKRAPQVREWGIKQLLEIWNKAKGKERDALLWGDEVEYLVVTYSEDNQKVLLSLRQAEILEALAADKELKKEGGCVPDLQDVETKKKSRTIPVFHPEFGRFMLEATPGKPWGIGFKELLDVEPDMKLRRKIAKEHMLSTEYPITLTTFPQIGVPGQFTDPYYPPSGPRLRSQFVPDEIANPHIRFPTLAANIRSRRGRKVQVNVPVFHDKNTPSPWKDPTVDFDMHNWPEDDDVRNGAAPEDFIHMDAMAFGMGSCCLQITFQAKNITEGRQLYDQLSPLGPIMLALTAATPVYKGFLANTDVRWNQISRAVDCRTPEELGEKPLKEGQRRIPKSRYASNSTYISTDPRLRNEYLDPDLVFDPAIKAQLLEGGMDDRLATHFAHLFIRDPIVVFEEDLQELDLTKTDHFENIQSTNWQHMRFKPPPADNSIGWRVEFRSMEIQITDFENAAFSVFMVLVTRAILSFDLNFYIPIKKVDENMERAHAVDAVLKEKFYFRRNPFPNRPSRANTVFGEDSRPGSAHPSRPPSPGGPVELEYEEMTVNDIINGSESGDFPGLIPIVESYLDSVNVDVTTRCHLSTYLDLISKRASGDLDTTARWIRNFIDVHPKYKHDSVIDDEINHDLIGAVIAIGERESAGRGFAGLGIHGLERLLNGFRGGCGGGNSSKAANGNGNGNGNGNGTNGGVESGNGTLKRKSEWIDGNEGAAP; this is translated from the exons ATGGGTCTACT AGCACTGGGAACCGCCCTCGACTGGCCAGAGGCCAAAAAGCGCGCTCCCCAAGTCCGGGAATGGGGTATCAAG CAACTTCTCGAAATCTGGAACAAGgcaaagggcaaggagcgCGATGCTTTGTTATGGGGCGATGAG GTCGAGTATCTGGTTGTGACATACTCGGAAGACAACCAAAAAGTCTTGCTCTCTCTCCGACAAGCAGAGATTCTTGAGGCACTGGCTGCCGATAAGGAactcaagaaggagggtggCTGCGTCCCTGATCTCCAAGATGTTGAGACGAAGAAAAA gtcaaggaccATTCCTGTGTTCCACCCCGAGTTTGGCCGCTTCATGCTGGAGGCAACCCCAGGCAAGCCCTGGGGCATTGGCTTCAAGGAGCTGTTGGACGTTGAACCCGACATGAAGCTGAGAAGGAAGATTGCCAAGGAGCACATGCTGTCCACCGAGTACCCCATTACTCTCACCACATTCCCTCAAATTGGTGTTCCAGGACAGTTCACCGACCCATACTACCCGCCCTCCGGTCCTCGCTTGCGCTCTCAGTTTGTTCCGGATGAGATCGCCAACCCTCACATCAGATTCCCTACTCTGGCGGCCAACATCCGCTCTCGCCGTGGTCGCAAGGTCCAGGTCAACGTCCCCGTGTTCCATGACAAGAACACACCGAGCCCCTGGAAGGATCCTAccgtcgactttgacatgCACAACTGGcccgaagacgacgatgtgCGTAACGGTGCGGCCCCTGAAGACTTTATCCACATGGATGCCATGGCCTTTGGAATGGGCAGCTGTTGTCTCCAGATCACGTTCCAGGCCAAGAACATCACCGAAGGAAGACAGCTCTACGACCAGCTAAGTCCCCTGGGCCCTATCATGCTCGCCTTGACTGCTGCTACACCCGTGTACAAGGGTTTCCTTGCCAACACGGACGTGCGGTGGAACCAGATCAGCCGTGCTGTTGACTGTAGAACACCAGAAGAACTGGGAGAAAAG CCCCTGAAGGAAGGTCAACGAAGGATACCAAAGTCACGATATGCGTCCAACTCGACGTACATCTCGACTGACCCACGACTGAGGAACGAGTATCTCGACCCAGACTTGGTTTTTGACCCGGCCATCAAGGCTCAGCTTCTAGAGGGTGGCATGGATGACCGACTGGCCACACACTTTGCACATCTCTTTATCCGAGACCCCATTGTCGTTTTCGAGGAGGACCTCCAGGAGCTGGACCTCACCAAGACGGACCACTTTGAGAATATCCAGTCAACTAACTGGCAGCACATGCGGTTCAAGCCGCCGCCTGCCGATAACAGCATCGGATGGCGAGTTGAGTTCCGGTCCATGGAGATTCAGATCACCGACTTTGAGAATGCTGCATTCTCTGTCTTTATGGTGCTTGTCACGCGTGCCATCTTGTCGTTTGACCTCAACTTTTACATCCccatcaagaaggttgaTGAGAACATGGAGCGTGCCCACGCCGTGGATGCAGTCTTGAAGGAGAAGTTCTACTTCCGAAGGAATCCCTTCCCTAATCGACCTTCGAGGGCCAACACGGTGTTTGGCGAGGACAGCCGGCCTGGCTCAGCACATCCCAGCCGACCCCCATCCCCTGGAGGACCCGTGGAGCTCGAGTACGAAGAGATGACGGTCAACGATATCATCAACGGGTCGGAATCGGGCGACTTCCCCGGACTAATCCCCATTGTTGAGAGCTACCTCGATAGCGTAAACGTAGACGTCACGACCAGGTGTCACCTCTCGACATACCTGGACCTGATCTCCAAGCGAGCAAGCGGCGACCTTGACACGACAGCTCGATGGATCCGCAACTTTATCGACGTGCACCCCAAGTACAAGCACGACAGCGTTATCGACGACGAGATCAACCACGACCTCATCGGCGCCGTCATTGCTATCGGCGAGCGGGAGAGCGCGGGCCGGGGTTTTGCGGGACTCGGCATTCACGGACTGGAGCGGCTGCTGAACGGTTTCCGGGGAGGCTGCGGCGGCGGTAACAGCAGCAAGGCggccaacggcaacggcaacggcaacggcaacggcaacggcacAAACGGAGGGGTGGAGTCCGGTAACGGTACACTCAAGCGTAAGAGCGAGTGGATTGACGGGAACGAGGGGGCGGCGCCGTGA
- a CDS encoding MRNA stability protein, giving the protein MNPHQKNKIDVKSLSPEEQRLFRLYGKLPSRSDHFAKHLKDRKYFDSGDYAMSKAGKGDGVDAGAVGSQHPVPENIPHLSSPINGSGNVPKHAHHGSIPGIQAGSPIKESSFLKSETSAEEGQADGAAAEADKDKNADAAVPEPVAASGEAIPIRR; this is encoded by the exons ATGAACCCTCACcagaagaacaagatcgaCGTCAAG TCGCTCTCCCCCGAGGAGCAGCGTCTCTTCCGTCTTTACGGCAAGCTGCCCTCCCGCTCCGACCACTTCGCCAAGCACCTCAAGGACCGAAAGTACTTTGACTCGGGCGACTATGCCATGTCCAAGGCCGGCAAGGGCGACGGTGTCGACGCCGGCGCCGTCGGCTCTCAGCACCCCGTCCCCGAGAACATCCCTCACCTCTCGTCCCCCATCAACGGCTCAGGCAACGTCCCCAAGCACGCCCACCACGGCTCCATCCCCGGCATCCAGGCTGGCAGCCCCATCAAGGAGAGCAGCTTCCTCAAGAGCGAGACCAGTGCCGAGGAGGGCCAGGCTGACGGCGCCGCGGCCGAAgccgacaaggacaagaacgCCGATGCTGCCGTTCCCGAGCCCGTTGCTGCCAGCGGCGAGGCCATCCCCATCCGACGATAG
- a CDS encoding Target of rapamycin complex subunit LST8: MSVILCTAGYDHTIRFWEALSGICSRTIQHPDSQVNRLCISPDKRYLAAAGHHTVKLYDIKSTNPNPLLTFEGHTGNITGVAFHCEGKWMVTSSEDGTVKIWETRTGTIQRSYNHGCPVNDVVIHPNQGEIISCDRSGSVRVWDLAENNCSHELIPEEDVSVSSVTVASDGSLLCAANNAGNVFVWNLIQNFDRTQLVPVTHFSAHKEYITRILLSPDVKKLATCSADHTAKIWEVKNIEPTTDPEPKPYPLEATLTGHQRWVWDCAFSADSAYLVTACSDHYARLWELHSQQIIRQYNGHHRGAVCVALNDYSETR; this comes from the exons ATGTCTGTCATTCTCTGCACTG CTGGATATGACCACACGATCAG GTTTTGGGAGGCATTGTCGGGTATCTGTTCGCGCACTATACAGCACCCAGACTCGCAGGTGAACCGTCTGTGCATCTCACCCGACAAGCGATACCTCGCCGCCGCGGGCCACCACACGGTCAAGCTCTACGATATCAAGTCGACCAATCCGAACCCGCTGCTGACTTTCGAGGGCCACACGGGCAACATCACTGGCGTCGCCTTTCACTGCGAAGGAAAATGGATGGTAACTAGCTCCGAGGACGGCAccgtcaagatctgggaGACAAGGACAGGGACAATTCAGCGGAGCTACAACCATGGCTGTCCTGTCAATGATGTTGTGATCCACCCAAACCAGGGTGAGATTATAAGCTGCGATCGGTCTGGCAGCGTGAGAGTCTGGGACTTGGCCGAGAACAACTGTTCCCACGAGCTCATCCCGGAAGAAGACGTCTCGGTCTCTAGCGTCACAGTCGCTAGTGACGGCTCTCTCCTATGCGCTGCGAATAATGCT GGCAACGTGTTTGTATGGAACCTTATCCAGAACTTTGACCGCACCCAATTAGTTCCAGTCACGCACTTCAGCGCTCACAAGGAATACATCACGCGCATCCTGCTCTCACCTGACGTCAAGAAGTTGGCGACCTGCAGCGCCGACCACACGGCAAAGATATGGGAGGTCAAGAACATTGAGCCCACCACGGACCCAGAACCCAAGCCGTACCCGCTCGAGGCAACCCTCACCGGCCACCAGCGCTGGGTCTGGGACTGCGCCTTCAGCGCTGACTCTGCCTACCTGGTGACGGCCTGCTCGGACCACTACGCGCGACTTTGGGAACTGCATAGCCAGCAGATCATTCGCCAGTACAACGGGCATCATAGAGGAGCGGTTTGCGTCGCGCTCAACGACTATTCCGAGACGCGATGA
- a CDS encoding Spermidine synthase yields MSSEEITHETIKDGWFREISEMWPGQAMTLRVEKVLVHEKSKYQDVLIFKSTDFGTVLVLDNVVQCTERDEFSYQEMITHLAMNSHPNPKKVLVIGGGDGGVLREIVKHDCVEEAILCDIDEAVVRLSKQYLPTMSVGFDHPKVKVHIGDGFKFLNDYKNEFDVIITDSSDPEGPAEALFEKNYFKLLHDALKEGGVISTQGSENQWLHLPLITQLKKDCRSIFPVAEYAYTTIPTYPSGQIGFMVCSKDPNADVKTPLRQWTKEEEDEKCRYYSSEIHKASFVLPKFAEKALE; encoded by the exons ATGTCTTCCGAGGAGATTACCCACGAGACCATCAAGG ATGGCTGGTTCCGAGAGATCTCGGAGATGTGGCCCGGCCAGGCCATGACCCTCCGCGTCGAGAAGGTCCTCGTCCACGAGAAGAGCAAGTACCAGGACGTGCTCATCTTCAAGTCGACCGACTTTGGCACCGTCCTGGTCCTGGACAACGTCGTCCAGTGCACCGAGCGCGACGAGTTCTCCTACCAGGAGATGATCACCCACCTCGCCATGAACTCTCaccccaaccccaagaaggTTCTTGTcattggtggtggtgatggcggtgTCCTCCGAGAGATTGTCAAGCACGACTgcgtcgaggaggccattcTCTGCGACATTGACGAG GCCGTCGTCCGTCTCTCCAAGCAGTACCTCCCCACCATGTCCGTCGGCTTCGACCaccccaaggtcaaggttcaCATCGGCGACGGCTTCAAGTTCCTCAACGACTACAAGAACGAGTtcgacgtcatcatcaccgactCTTCCGACCCTGAGGGCCCCGCCGAGGCCCTGTTCGAGAAGAACTACTTCAAGCTCCTCCACGATGCCCTGAAGGAGGGCGGTGTCATCTCTACCCAAGGTT CCGAGAACCAATGGCTTCACCTGCCTCTCATCacccagctcaagaaggactGCCGCTCCATCTTCCCCGTCGCCGAGTACGCCTACACCACCATCCCCACCTACCCCTCGGGCCAGATCGGCTTCATGGTCTGCTCCAAGGACCCCAACGCCGACGTCAAGACCCCTCTCCGACAGtggaccaaggaggaggaggatgagaagtGCCGATACTACTCTTCCGAGATCCACAAGGCCAGCTTCGTCCTCCCCAAGTTTGCCGAGAAGGCTCTCGAGTAA